From the genome of Vibrio navarrensis, one region includes:
- a CDS encoding DUF2835 domain-containing protein, translated as MNQYYFSLNISYQTFLAHYSGAASSVQVVTDNGLRIQLPATRFRPFLSQLGLRGRFRLTTDQNNKFIKLETL; from the coding sequence ATGAATCAATATTACTTCAGCTTAAATATCAGCTATCAGACCTTCCTCGCACACTATTCGGGTGCGGCGAGCTCGGTGCAAGTTGTCACAGACAATGGGCTTAGGATACAACTCCCGGCAACGCGTTTTAGGCCGTTTCTTAGCCAATTGGGGCTTAGAGGTCGGTTCAGACTAACAACTGACCAAAATAATAAGTTTATAAAGTTAGAAACTCTGTAA